One window of Magallana gigas chromosome 2, xbMagGiga1.1, whole genome shotgun sequence genomic DNA carries:
- the LOC105321010 gene encoding neuronal acetylcholine receptor subunit alpha-7 — MALTLCGLFLYSAFNILRPTLGAWSHTDVHTIRGTILSTASYHRLVRPAEKITVNVSLSLLTVNDLDVKTQTLSTTGWLTVGWQDDRLTWNAATYPDVSHVYTLDSEVWKPELFIDNSLDDVSILQDSNVMFKVLRDGVVEWKLPRIFTTFCNVDVTYYPFDTQNCVIEITSWAYTVDELSLRATRESVNIEDIKPHGEWTILSSSIESRELQETKENGDVEKFSQLDFYIKMKRKSNYYISSVLLPVILTSYLNIFVFLLPVDSGEKVGFILTVLLALAVLLTLVSDSIPSTSINTSILSVYLAVTLCLGVVCCLLTVLVIRINFRDPDTPVTDVWKRIHDNILVPCSCLNGCSCRCKKGKKSVNPIDPKDELVVMNYDGEKNEPNPELEPVDELKWTHVATLMDHFFLVVMVIITTISSTTFMVALSVGGAVNQS, encoded by the exons ATGGCGCTAACGTTATGTGGACTGTTTCTTTATTCTGCCT TCAACATACTACGGCCAACCCTGGGGGCGTGGAGTCATACAGACGTCCATACAATACGTGGAACCATTCTTTCCACCGCCTCGTATCATAGACTGGTCCGTCCGGCAGAGAAGATCACCGTCAATGTCTCGCTAAGTCTACTGACAGTCAACGACTTG GACGTAAAAACTCAGACCTTGTCCACCACTGGTTGGTTAACAGTG GGATGGCAAGATGATCGATTAACTTGGAACGCTGCTACATACCCAGATGTAAGCCACGTGTACACGCTGGATTCAGAAGTTTGGAAACCAGAGTTGTTCATCGACAATTC ttTAGATGATGTGTCAATTCTGCAAGACTCAAACGTCATGTTCAAGGTTCTACGTGACGGGGTGGTAGAGTGGAAGTTGCCGCGAATTTTCACCACTTTCTGTAACGTTGATGTGACGTATTACCCCTTTGACACACAGAACTGTGTCATAGAGATTACCAGCTGGGCATACACCGTTGATGAACTTTCCTTGCGGGCAACCAGAGAGTCTGTGAACATTGAGGACATCAA acCACACGGAGAGTGGACCATCCTTTCGTCGTCCATTGAATCAAGAGAACTACAAGAGACAAAGGAAAACGGAGATGTTGAGAAGTTTTCGCAACTAGACTTTTACATCAAAATGAAACGGAAGTCAAATTACTACATATCCAGCGTATTGCTCCCTGTTATTCTCACATCCTATTTGAATATCTTCGTCTTCTTACTTCCAGTCGATTCTGGTGAAAAG GTGGGATTTATTCTAACGGTGCTATTGGCTTTGGCAGTGTTACTGACTTTAGTGAGCGATAGCATACCCTCTACATCGATCAACACAAGCATTCTGT CTGTCTACCTGGCTGTGACGTTGTGTCTTGGAGTTGTGTGTTGTTTACTTACCGTTCTCGTCATTAGGATTAACTTCAGGGACCCGGATACTCCAGTCACAGATGTATGGAAGCGCATCCACGACAATATTCTAGTGCCGTGTTCGTGCTTGAACGGATGTTCTTGTCGATGTAAAAAGGGAAAGAAATCCGTCAATCCCATAGACCCTAAGGACGAGCTCGTGGTCATGAATTATGATGGCGAGAAAAATGAACCAAACCCAGAATTAGAGCCAGTAGACGAATTAAAATGGACACACGTGGCCACGCTCATGGATCACTTTTTTCTTGTTGTCATGGTTATCATTACGACCATTTCATCCACCACATTTATGGTGGCGTTGTCTGTAGGAGGGGCAGTGAATCAGTCGTAA
- the LOC105321044 gene encoding uncharacterized protein, with translation NTSDAQEVRRTILSSSHPYVRPSRRTTVNVSLSLLTINELDVKTQRFSTTGWLTIKWMDDRLRWSETKYPDVAHVYCPSSEIWTPQLFIVNSQQEVSILEDEHVLLSVHRDGLVEWKLPRIFSTFCVVDVTYYPFDTQKCVIEVSSWVYTIQELILLPAKSSANYEDIRPHGEWSLISSSVFTEELHEIREDGVVEIYSQLDIFVKMERKSSYYVTSVLLPIVLTSFLSLFVFLLPVESGEKVGFILTVLLALEVLLTLVSDQVPSTSINTSILSVHLAFMICFGVVCCLLTVMVLIIYERDPAIPISSQWKWLYRKVLMPSSCWKLCFSRANERRINVKSSPSNRHVGTFSDGDTDSVDGKNASNDISWRDIGAVLDHLFFSFYGNTDHGFHYWFFDCSHNWNKYFLVILLRVYTIDSMLQSTWGAWSDADVHAIRESILSNTTYHRLIRPAENMTVNVSLSLLTVNFLDVRTQTLSTTGWLTVEWQDDRLSWNAATYPDVDHVYTLDSEVWKPELFIDNSVADVSILQDSNVMFKVQRDGVVEWKLPRIFTTFCDVDVTYYPFDTQNCVIEITSWAYTIDEISLRATRDSVHKEDLKPHGEWTVLSSSTELRELHETKVNGYTEIFSQLDFFIKMQRKSNYYITSVLLPVILTSYLNIFVFLLPTDSGEKVGFILTVLLALAVLLTLVSDSIPSTSINTSVLSVYLAVTLCLGVVCCFLTVLVFKINFKEQDTPISDGWRLVYDKILEPCSCWNKRFYKSARRKESVSSVDLKDETVVMEYDGEKNESSPEPEPSDELKWTHVATVMDQFFLVVMGIVTTMSSITFMITLSAGGALNQT, from the exons CAAGTACCCGGATGTGGCCCACGTCTATTGCCCTTCGTCTGAGATTTGGACTCCCCAACTGTTCATTGTTAATTC TCAACAAGAGGTATCCATTTTAGAAGATGAGCATGTATTGTTGAGCGTACATAGAGACGGTTTGGTGGAGTGGAAGTTGCCGCGTATATTCAGCACATTTTGCGTCGTCGATGTCACATACTACCCGTTTGATACTCAGAAATGTGTCATAGAAGTTTCTAGCTGGGTATACACAATTCAAGAGCTAATCTTATTACCTGCAAAGAGCAGTGCCAACTACGAGGATATACG ACCGCATGGAGAATGGTCGCTGATTTCATCCTCTGTTTTTACTGAGGAATTACATGAGATTAGAGAAGATGGCGTTGTTGAAATTTACTCACAACtagatatttttgttaaaatggaaCGGAAGTCGTCCTACTATGTGACCAGTGTGTTACTTCCTATTGTACTGACGTCCTTCTTGagcttatttgtttttttattaccaGTTGAATCAGGGGAAAAG GTTGGTTTCATCCTCACAGTGCTGTTGGCTCTTGAAGTACTGTTGACCTTGGTCAGCGACCAGGTGCCCTCAACCTCCATCAATACCAGCATTTTGT CTGTTCATCTGGCGTTCATGATATGTTTTGGAGTAGTATGTTGTTTGCTGACAGTGATGGTACTTATAATATACGAACGAGACCCAGCAATACCCATCTCATCACAATGGAAATGGCTGTACAGAAAGGTCCTGATGCCTTCATCGTGTTGGAAACTGTGTTTTTCTCGGGCTAATGAAAGGAGGATCAATGTCAAATCTTCACCCTCCAATAGACATGTTGGGACTTTTAGTGATGGTGACACAGACAGTGTGGACGGCAAGAACGCCTCCAATGATATAAGTTGGAGGGATATTGGCGCTGTGTTGGATCACCTTTTTTTTAGTTTCTATGGGAACACTGATCACGGTTTTCACTACTGGTTCTTTGATTGCTCTCACAACTGGAACAA ATATTTCCTAGTAATACTTCTACGTGTTTATACAATAGACAGCATGCTACAATCAACCTGGGGAGCTTGGAGCGATGCTGACGTCCATGCAATACGTGAATCCATCCTATCAAACACAACGTATCACAGACTGATCCGCCCCGCTGAAAATATGACCGTCAACGTCTCGCTAAGTCTCCTGACGGTCAACTTCTTG GACGTTAGGACTCAGACCCTGTCCACAACGGGTTGGTTAACCGTG gAATGGCAAGATGATCGGTTAAGTTGGAACGCTGCTACATACCCGGATGTAGATCACGTGTACACGCTGGATTCAGAAGTCTGGAAACCAGAGTTGTTCATCGACAATTC tgTGGCAGATGTGTCAATACTGCAAGACTCAAACGTCATGTTCAAGGTTCAACGTGACGGGGTGGTAGAGTGGAAGTTGCCGCGAATCTTCACCACTTTCTGTGACGTTGATGTGACGTATTACCCCTTTGACACACAGAACTGCGTCATAGAGATTACAAGCTGGGCATACACCATTGATGAAATCTCGTTGCGGGCCACCAGAGATTCTGTTCACAAAGAGGACTTAAA ACCGCATGGGGAATGGACAGTCTTGTCATCCTCTACCGAATTAAGAGAACTACACGAGACAAAAGTAAACGGATACACGGAAATATTTTCGCAACTAGACTTTTTCATCAAAATGCAACGGAAGTCAAATTACTACATAACCAGTGTTTTACTTCCCGTTATTCTAACATCCTATCTAAATATCTTCGTCTTTTTACTTCCGACTGACTCTGGAGAGAAG GTGGGATTTATTTTAACCGTGCTTTTGGCCTTGGCAGTGTTACTGACTTTAGTGAGCGATAGCATACCCTCAACATCCATCAACACCAGTGTCCTCT CTGTGTATCTAGCTGTGACGTTGTGCCTTGGAGTTGTCTGTTGTTTCCTAACCGTTCTCGTCTTCAAGATAAACTTTAAGGAACAAGATACACCAATTTCAGACGGATGGAGGCTTGTCTATGACAAAATACTAGAGCCATGTTCCTGCTGGAATAAGCGTTTTTATAAATCCGCAAGGAGAAAAGAATCCGTGAGCTCCGTGGACCTTAAGGATGAGACTGTGGTCATGGAGTACGATGGCGAGAAAAACGAATCAAGCCCTGAACCGGAACCATCAGACGAATTGAAATGGACACACGTGGCCACGGTCATGGACCAGTTTTTCCTTGTTGTCATGGGGATTGTTACGACAATGTCCTCAATAACATTTATGATAACGTTATCTGCAGGAGGGGCATTAAATCAGACGTAA